Below is a window of Myxococcaceae bacterium JPH2 DNA.
GCCCCTCACGCGCTCCGCCGCTTCCTCGCGGGCATCGCCCCCTCGTCCGCAGAGAGGGCGGGTTCCCCAACGAAGCGGCCCCCGATGCCCCATGGCTGGGAACACCGGGGGCCCGGGGACCTCAGGCGCGACGGCGCGCGCGCGCCAGCCCCAGCAAGCCCAAGAGGGACAGTGCCGCGAGCGAACCTCCCGTGGAGGAGCAGCCATCCGGCGCAGCCACGGGCTGCGGGGTCGTCACGCCCGCATCCGGCGTGACCGTGGGCGGAGTCGTCCCCGCATCCGGCGTCGCGGTGGGCGGCGTGCCCGCATCCGGCGTCACGGTGGGCGGAGTCGTCCCCGCATCCGTCGTGGGGGGCGTGCCCGCATCCGGCGTCACGGTGGGCGGAGTCGTCCCCGCATCCGGCGTCACGGTGGGGGGCGTGCCCGCGTCCACCGGCGTGGGCGTGCCCGCATCCGGCGTGGGCGTCGGCGTCGAGGGGAAGACATCCTCGGCGCGCGTCGCCTGGATGAACCCGTCATGGTAGACGACGCCTGTCTGGGACACGGTCTCGTTCCGATACAGGCCCAGCTTCAGGTAGTTCTTCATGCCCGAGTACATCGTCCCGACGTTGCGCTTGGGCAGGACGAGCTGGCCGTTGTGCCACAGCTCCACGAAGCCCACCTTCGGGTCCGACGACCACTTCACGTGGAAGATGAACTCGTGCCACACGCCACGGGTCAGCTTGGTGGTCCACGGCGTCTCGCTGTCATTCAATGACAGACGAATCTC
It encodes the following:
- a CDS encoding heparin lyase I family protein, with the translated sequence MSVVPALASAEIVWKGDFETGDRSQYSSTQMVSADRLQVVTSPVAEGKYALKATVKQGDDPIGSSGNRNELVYMGDEAVGSEYYYRWKVMFAPDFPSEETWQLFTQWHHDGCCGSPPVEFFVYGEEIRLSLNDSETPWTTKLTRGVWHEFIFHVKWSSDPKVGFVELWHNGQLVLPKRNVGTMYSGMKNYLKLGLYRNETVSQTGVVYHDGFIQATRAEDVFPSTPTPTPDAGTPTPVDAGTPPTVTPDAGTTPPTVTPDAGTPPTTDAGTTPPTVTPDAGTPPTATPDAGTTPPTVTPDAGVTTPQPVAAPDGCSSTGGSLAALSLLGLLGLARARRRA